Within Agarivorans litoreus, the genomic segment ATTGAAAACCAAGCTTTGCTGTGAGTTTGCGCTTTGCTAATAAGATTTGCTAGTCTTAAACAATGAATTTATGACACTTTCGCCCAAAACAATTATTAGGGTCTGTTGATCTTTGCTGATGGTTTTTAAAGCAATTTATTAGCCATTTAGGCAAGGCAGTGAGTGTGCAGTTAAGTGGGCTTAATATTCGCTCGCTAACGCTGAATAAATGGCTAAGAAATGCTGCCCGAAGGGTTCGGATAATCGAACTTTACTCTTTGTTAAGCACTTCTTGCTTAGCCCACTAGGCTTCTAAGTGCTCGCCGCGATTAAAGCCCGCTTATCTCGAACAAAATTTCAACACCAAAGATCAACAGACCCTAGCCATAGAGCAAATATTACTGATGCCTTATTTGCTTTTTCCTACCTATAGTTACTTAGTTTTAGTGGCAGCTTCTAAGGCAAACCTTTGTAGGTCGTTAACCAATTTTCTGTTGCTCTTCGGATTAACTCGTGCGTTGAGGGTCTTCAGCTTTGGTCCGAATATGGGGGAAATTTTACCGCCGTTAATGCTTATAGTGGTGGTATTGTTTCCTGTTTATCGGTTCACCCGGTCACTTCAGCAGCCAAGTGTTAGCGCCAAATGGCTTTGGTTCATCGCTATTATAGCCGGGCTGGTGCATAGCCTTAGTTGGGCACTTTGGTTTGTCGCTATGGCTAACTTTTAATGAGTGACAAATTGCGTTTGTAAAGCATCCATGGCTAGTTGGACTTTTTGCTTTTCGTTGGGGTTAATTTTATGTACCAAACTAAGCTCAAAGGGATAACTGTATTCATTGGGTTTTATTAAACGAATGGTTTGCTGGTCTATATAGCGCTGCGCTTCACTTAAGGGTAAATAGCCAATGTAGGCGCCAGATAGTATTAGGGCTAACCGGCTGTCGAATTGGTATCCTTTAGCGCCAAAGTTAAGTTGCTGAAGTTGAGCGCGTCCTTTTGGGTTTAGCTCAATACTAGGGTGAATCGCAGCATGTTTAGCTAGTAGCTCGCGATCTATATCTGCGTCGAGAGTGCTAAACAACGGTGATTGCTTGCTGGCACACAAATAGATAGATTCACTAAACACTACTTCACTCAAGAGTCCGTCAATGCTTCGGTAAGCAGGGTAAAACCCAACATGAGCTTGGTTGTTGATCAAGGCTGACTCAATGTTTGCTACTGATTCCATGTTAAGTGATATACAAAGTCTTGGTGCTTGCTGTTTAATTGCGGTCACTGCCTTGGCTATGTTTTCAATACTCCTGTGATCAAGCAGATCGGAATAAAGGATAACAAGCTCGCCAGTAAGAGGTTTTCCCAAGTTATCTACCAGCGAAGCAAATTCCTGAATAGACGAAAACAGCTGTAGGCAAGCCTGGTAAACAGTTTGGCCTCGCTCGGTAAGGGCAAAACCGGCTCTGCCTCTAACACATAACTTAATGTTCATTCTGCTTTCAAGGCTAGACATATGAACACTAATGGTTGAACGAGTGATCCCCAAACTATGTTCAGCAGCCGCGAAGCCACCATGCTCAACGACTGCCTTAAATACTCTTAACAAGCGCAAATCATATTCACTAAGCTGTTTTCCAGATAAGGGGTCTAACATAGTTTTATAGATACCAAACTAAAGTTTTATTGTTTGATATTTAACATCGTTTTAGATTGGTATTCAATGGACTAAAACAAGTTACAAGGGAAGTGAGCACTAATGGAAGCGATTAAATACTCAAGTTTGATAAAAACACGGTCTTACATCAATGGCTGTTGGCATGCTTCTCAGCAGCGTTTTCCAGTACATAATCCGGCTAATCAGCAATGCTTGCTTGAGGTTGATGACTGCGGCTTACAAGGTGTTGAATTGGCAATCCAGGCTGCTAAGGCTGCCCAAAAAGCGTGGGCTGCTAAATCGGCCAATGAGCGGGGTAATTTGCTGAGAAAATGGTATCAACTGATTATGCAGCATCAAGACGATTTAGCGAGCATTCTCACCCAAGAGCAAGGTAAGCCCTTAGCTGAAGCAAAGGGAGAAATAGCTTATGGTGCCGCTTTCTTAGACTGGTTTGCTGAAGAAGGTAAACGCTGTTACGGCGATGTAATACCAGCGCCAGCTAGTGACAAACGTATTGTTGTGGTTAAGCAAGCTGTGGGTGTAGTGGCTGCAGTAACGCCTTGGAATTTTCCTAACGCCATGATTGCACGAAAAGCTGCAGCTGCCTTAGCGGCAGGTTGTACTTTTGTGGTTCGCCCAGCTCAGCTTACCCCAATCTCGGCGCTAGCGTTGGCGCAATTGGCCGAAGAAGCCGGCATTCCACCAGGTGTGTTTAATGTAGTTGTAGGTGAAGATGCCAGGGGCATGGGCAAGTTACTAACCGAAAGCCCAGATGTGGCCAAATTTACCTTTACTGGCTCCACGGCGGTGGGCAAACAACTTATAGCTCAGTGTGCGAGTACGGTTAAAAAAGTATCTATGGAGTTAGGAGGAAACGCGCCATTTATTGTATTTGATGACGCCGATATTGATGCCGCGGTGCAAGGAGCGATAGCTTCAAAATACCGAAATGCTGGTCAAACATGTGTGTGTGCTAACCGCTTTCTGGTTCAAAAGGGTGTTTATCAACAATTTAGCGAAAAGCTGGCAGAAGCACTAGCAAAACTCACTGTGGGTGACGGGATGCAAGCGAATGTCGATATAGGTCCAATGATAAGTGAGCAAGCAAAAGAAGCTGTGCATGAATTGGTGGTTGATTCACAGAAAGCCGGCGCAAAGGTTATTTATGGCGGGCAAGCTCATCAAGCAGGAAAACAGTTTTATCAACCCACCATTATGACTCAGGTAAGCAATGATATGCCGATTGCCAAAAATGAGATATTTGGCCCTGTAGCACCACTAATTATGTTTGATACAGAAGAGCAGGCCATAGCCTTAGCCAATGATACTGAATATGGTTTAGCAGCTTATTTTTACACTCGCGATATTGGTCGAGTATGGCGTGTTGGTGAAGCGTTGGAATATGGCATGGTTGGCATCAACGAAGGGATTATCTCAAATGCTGCTGCACCGTTTGGTGGCGTTAAACAATCGGGTAATGGGCGAGAAGGCTCGCACTATGGTTTAGATGACTACACAGAAATTAAGTATTTGTGTATGGGCGGCGTAAACAGCTAACAATAGGAGACAGGGATGAATAACCAGCAACTACAAGAAAGAAAACAAAGTGTCATTGCACGCGGCCAAGGCAATGTTTATCCAGTTTATGCTGAGAGAGCGTTAAATGCTGAGCTGTGGGACGTAGAAGGTAAGCGCTATATAGATTTTGCCACTGGTATTGCTGTATGTAATACCGGCCATAGCCACCCAAAAGTTGTGGCTGCAGCAAAACAGCAACTGGATAAGTTTAGCCATACCTGTGTAATGATTAATCCCTACGAGAGCGCAGTGGAGTTAGCAGAAAAGCTAGTCGCTATTGCGCCAGGTGATAGTGATAAAAAAGCCATGTTTGTAACTACCGGAGCAGAAGCGGTAGAAAATGCGGTTAAAATCGCACGGGCTGCTACTGGGCGTCGCGGGGTTATTGCGTTTAATGGCGGTTTCCATGGGAGAACAAATCTTACTATGGCGTTAACCGGAAAAATTACCCCTTACAAACATCAATTTGGGCCCTTTGCCGGAGATATTTATCACGCCCCTTATCCTATGCAAATGCACGGTATAAGCAGTGAGCAGAGCCTGCAAGCACTCAACAATATCTTTAAGGTCGATATCGCTGCAGAAGATGTAGCGGCATTAATCGTTGAGCCGATTCAAGGTGAGGGTGGTTTTTATCCTGCTCCTAAAGAATTCCTACAGGCACTTAGAGCGCTTTGTGACCAACACGGTATCGTTTTAATCATGGATGAAATCCAAACTGGATTTGGAAGAACCGGTAAAATGTTTAATTGCGAGTACGCCGATGTTGAGCCTGATTTGATTACCATGGCAAAAGGCATTGCCGGCGGCTTTCCATTATCGGCGGTGGTTGGTAAATCATCAATAATGGATGCTCCTTTACCTGGTGGATTGGGCGGTACCTACGGTGGCTCACCGGTAGCGTGTAGTGCGGCTTTAGCAGTACTTGATGTGATTGAAGAGCAAGATTTGGTGGCGCGTGCTAATCAAATTGGCCAACAGTTTGGCGAATACTTGCATCCGTTGCAGCAGCAATTTCCCGGCCTGATTGGCGACATTCGCATTTCAGGGGCGATGATTGCCATGGAGCTTATCGAAAATGGTGATGTAACTAGAGCCAATACCGCATTAACTCAAGCGCTTATTGCCAATGCCGCAAATTATGGCCTTGTACTATTAGCCTGTGGTTTTTATGGGAATGTGATTCGCTTTCTACCAGCACTAACTATTGAGGATGAGATAGTTGATGAAGGCATGCAGCAGTTTTGTCGCTTGTTTAGATCTTTAGCCAGTTAATTCAAAGCAAATTCAAACAAGTTAACTTAAAGCAGCGCTCACTAAGCGCTGCTTTTTTTGTTGTTTTAAAGCTATACAAGCGCTTGCTGCTTAGCTATGTTGTTATCTAAGGTCATGATTAAAAGCAATGTTTTGTGATAGCCTCGCTTTCTAAATTGCTTAAGTAATTAACGTTTTATAGGAAATAGAATGCCGCACCCTTTGCCCAATAGCCCGAGCACTTTACTTGTTTTACTAAGGTGGCTGTTATTGCTAATCCCCTTGGCCTTTGTGGTAGGTTCGTTAAACGCCTTGTTTTTGTATTTGCTCGATTATGCTAGCCATACCCGAGCCGATAACCCTTACTTGTTGTACTTCTTGCCTTTGGCCGGCGTAGTGGTGGTTTTTATCTATCGCCGTTTTGGAAAAAACTCCGAATCAGGCAACAATCTCATCATTGATGAGATCCATCAACCTGGTGCAGGTATTCCTGCTCGTATGGCGCCTTTAGTGCTAATTTCTACAGTAGTTACGCATTTGTTTGGTGGCTCTGCTGGTCGCGAAGGAACCGCTGTGCAAATCGGCGGAGCATGCAGTGCCGCTTACGGGAAGCTATTCAAACTTAGTGGCCGAGACTATCAAATTTTGCTTAGCGCAGGGGTAGCTGCTGGATTCTCCGCGTTATTCAGTACGCCTCTTGCCGCTACTATTTTTGCAATTGAGGTGTTGGCGGTTGGTAGGATCCGCTTTGACTCAGTCATTCCCGCTTTATTTGCAGCGATTTTAGCTGACTTAGTATGCTCCGCTTGGGGCACGCCTCATACCCAATATAAAATCGATTTTCTGGAACACGTGATGCTGTTTGAGCATCTGGTTCATGTTGATTTGATCATGTTAGGTAAGGTACTTATCGCCGCTATAGCGTTTGGTATAACAGGCTACCTGTTTGGCGAAACGGTGTTTGTACTTAAAGATATCTTTAAACACCTATTTAAGAACCCCTATTTGATAGCAGTAATTGGCGGACTCATAGTTATTGGCATTGTGAGCTTAATAGGCAATCAAGACTACATAGGTTTGGGAGTTAACAGTTACCGAGAAGGTGGGGTAAGTATCATTAGTGCCTTTAACGAAGGAGGAGCAGAATGGTACAGCTGGATGCTTAAGTTGTTGCTAACGGCAATCACTCTTGCTGCTGGCTTTAAAGGTGGTGAGGTAACGCCATTGTTTTTCATCGGGGCTACCTTAGGTAACACCTTGGCGTGGATAATGGGCGCACCAGTGGATTTATTTGCAGCAATTGGCTTTATTGCAGTGTTTGCCGCAGCTACCAATACACCGTTAGCCTGTACCATTATGGGTGTTGAGTTGTTTGGCTCTGATCATTTACTCTATTTTGCTGTAGCTTGTTTCGTTGCCTATTACTTTAGCGGTCACACCGGTATTTATTCTGCGCAACGGGTGGCAGTGCCAAAGTCTACAAACTTTGCGGCGCACGAGAAAACCTTGGGTGAAATTAGGGCGGCCAATAACCGTTTGGTGTCTTGGTTGAAAAAACGAAACAAATAAATGCAAGTTAAAACGCCTCACTCATCTTTATTAGTATTGGTTATATTGCTATGGCCTAATATAGCGTTTGCTTACCCTGGCAATTTAACCACTCATTTTGAAGGTGAAGAGTTAAAAGCAACCGTAAGCTCAAACACTGATCGACCTATCCGTTGTCAACTTTCTGCGGGCCCAGATATTGTGTGGATGGAGATTGATGACAAACAAGAGAATTTTAAATTTGCCAAAGGCTACAAAACTCATCACCTTAGCCTGTATTGCAAGATCATCGAACAGAAGACCAAGGCAAGGCCTTGGCGACTAAACCCCTATAATACTCCCATTCCTGAGTGGAATAAGGTCATCTTTCCAGATTAGCCTTGGCAATGTTAAGCCATTTCTATAGCTTGTTACTGAGCTTTAAATGGGCAGGGTGAACCGTCAATGACTAAATCACTTAGTCTCTCGGGTTTTGGTATATCTTGTTCATCAATATCGAGTTGGCTAGCCAGTAAGCGGCTAAACATTTGCCAGCTTTTTAATTGGCAAAACTCTTCGGTTTCACCCGGATAGGGTTTAGCTAACAGTGGCGCTAAGGTTGAAGAGGAGGTAGCAAAAATGGTTAATAACCATTTTAGTTCAGCAATGTTGAAGTGTTTTACATACCCTTGCTTGTGGCATTCAATCACTAGGTCTTCAAGAATCTTTCGTACTTGAGCATCTTCTTCTAAAAAATACTCAAACAATTCTTGTTCATTGTTTACTGCATCATTAAGCAGCCTAACCGGCTGAGGATCGACTTGAAGTGCAGCTAAGATCTTAACCAGTAAATCAAACAACTGATGACGACAAGACAGGCCTTGTTTTTGCTCTGAAACTAGCAAGTTTACATAGTTTAAAAACCGCTGGTGCATGCAGTCACATATATGCTGCCAAATTTGCAGCTTAGAGCCAAAATGATGACGGATGAGGGTATGAGACACACCTGCTTGTTCACTAATCGCGCGCAGTGATACAACGGCATAGCCTTTACTGGCAAAAAGATCTGCGGCAGCGATTAAAATCTTGGTACGGGTTTCTTCTGCTACTTTGGCGCTTTGTCGTCCGGTGCGTTTTTCAGTCATCTTCTACAATTACTTAACTCTAATTCACGGTGCTTTTAAAACTAAGCGTAGTCTATCATAAGTTTTACTTTCCACGCGGAAAGTAAAACTTGATCAGCAAGAGGGTGATCAATATACTTTCCGACTGGAAAGTATATTGGACTGTTTGTTCAAACGGAGCAACTAATGAGAACATATCTAACAAACAAGGCTGTTTGGCAGCGGCTTAGTTTTGTAGGCCTGATGATGCTGGTATTGCAAGCCTGTGAACCTGCTCATTCAGAGCCTGTTAATGAAATTGTAAAACCCGTCAAGTTGTTGGAAGTACCTGAAACCTTTAACGCTGTTGACTACAATTTTGTGGCGCAGGTTCAGGCAACTAGCCGAGCTCAATTGGCCTTTCAAGTGTCCGGTGAAATACAGCAAATGAACGTGAAAATGGGGCAGCTTGTAAATAAAGGGGATTTACTTGCCGCTCTTGACCCTCATGATTTTCAGTTGGCTGTTGATGCGCGTAAAGCTCAATTTGATTTAGAAAAAGCCCGTCGCACAAGATCTGAGCAACTATTTGCTAAGAAATTAATTTCTGAGGATAACTACGATCAAGTTCTTACAGCCTACACAGAAGCACAGGCTAATTTGGATCAAGCCACCACTGATTTAGCCTACACCAAACTTCACGCACCCTTCTCTGGCGTTGTATCGCTGACTTACGCCAAACAATACCAGTTTGCCGGTGCAAAACAGCCGGTATTGAGTTTGTTAGGCGATGAGCAGTTAGACTTAGTGTTCAACTTACCGGTAAGCATTACAGAGAGCCTGAATTTAGCCGAACTGCGTGAAGCAAAACTCTGGGTTACTTTAGGTAATTTTAAAGGTGTCGAGTTACCCGCTCGTTTTAAAGAGATCTCTACCCAACCAGATCCTGATACTAATAGTTATACGGTTACCTTAACCATCATAAGACCAGAGCACTTAAACATCTTACCCGGCATGTCTGGTGAGGTTTATGTACGTAATGAGTCTGAAACCGATAATGGCTTAGCCTTACCTAAAGGTGCTTTTATCCAAGTTGATGAGCAGCAAGCACAAGTGTGGCGAGTGGTGCCTGAAACGATGCGAATAGAAGCGGTGAATGTACAACTAAATCAACAAGGTTTGGTTATTAAAGGTTTAGATGCCGGAGATAGCATTGTAGTTGCTGGCGCTAAATCGCTAAATGCTGGCCAAATAATACGGCCTTGGCAACGTGAAGGAGGTATTTAAAATGTTGTTAAGACTCCATACATTGGCTGCGTTAACCGTTACCACATTGCTTTCTGCTTGCAGTGAGCCAGTAGAAACCGTCACCGATAATACCTTGTCGGTATTAACAGTTAGTATTAATGAATCTGCAGCTCAGCCGGAACGAGAGTTTAATGCCCGCGTTGAGCCAGCAGAATTGACGCCGTTATCCTTTCGTATTGCTGGCGAATTGACACAAATGTCGATCAAGCCTGGTCAACACGTTAAAAAGGGCCAATTGTTAGCGCAACTTGATAATCGAAAGCTAAAACAACAAGTCGACGATGCTCTGGCAACGTTTAGCCTCGCTGAGCGTCAGTTAAACCGCGCCCAAGGCTTGGTAGGTAAAAGCCTATTGTCTCAAGAAGAATACGATGTGCTTAACGCTAATTATGAGTTGGCAGGTGTTGATTATCAGTTGGCTAAAGCGCAACTAAAATACAGCCAGCTACGCGCACCATTTGAAGGCCTTATTGCTGAAGTGCCAAAGCAGTCTTTTGAAACAATAACGCCCGGCGAGACAGTGCTGTCTATCTATCGAGATGATTTAGTGTATGTTCGGCTGCAACTACCCGATAACTTGCTTGCTCAAATAGACCCAACAGAGCGTAATTATAGCTATCAACCTAAAGCCAAATACGCAGGTAACGATACGCTCTATCCTGTTACCCTTTTAGAGCATACCTCGGAGCCTAATCCCGAGACTCAGGCTTTTGAAGTGTGGATGAGCATGCCGCAAGTCGAGCCAGCAATTTTGCCTGGAACCTCTGTCACTATGTTTGTTGATTTAGATGCGGCTGGCCTTGTAGGGCGCAGTGGATATTTGTTACCTATGACAGCATTAGATCCAGGCAATAACGATCAACAATTTTATGTATGGAAAGTGACCGAAGGGCGTGCCCAGAAAGTTGAGATTCAAGTAGCACAAATACACACTGAAGGCGTGTTAGTAAGCGAAGGCTTAAGCCAAGGCGACCAAATCATTGTTTCAAGCTTAGCCAAGCTTAGAAATGGACTTTCTGTAACCACTCAATCTCAGGAGCAATAAGCGTGACTATTGCTGAATATTCAATAAAAAACAAAGTTATTAGCTGGATGTTTTTGGTCATTCTAGCGGTTGGTGGTGTAGTGTCTTTTACAGACCTTGGGCGTTTAGAAGATCCTGCCTTTACGGTTAAAGATGCCATGGTTATTACCTCTTACCCTGGTGCTACATCAACAGAAGTAGAGGAAGAGCTAACTTACCCGCTAGAAAAGGCGATTCGCCAGTTGCCTTACTTAGATAAGGTAACCTCTACCTCTTCGGCTGGTTTGTCGCAAATTATGGTGAGCATGAAGATGGACTATGGTCCTGATGAACTGCCGCAAATATGGGACGAACTAAGACGTAAAGTAAATGATCTGGAGCCTTCGTTACCGCCAGGCGTAAACCCAGTTCAGGTTATGGACGACTTTGGTGATGTTTATGGCGTCATGTTAATGGTTACCGGCGAGAACTATTCTTACGTTGAGTTAAAGCGCTATGTTGATTACTTAACCCGTGAGTTAGAAGTAGTTGATGGCGTTGGCAAAATCAGCTTGGCGGGTGACCAACAGGAGCAATTGTTTGTAGAAATGTCGCTTAAACGTGTGGCGGCGCTAAACCTAGATATGAACACTGTAGCCGGATTATTAGCCCAGCAAAATGCCGTGATAAGTGCCGGAGAGGTTACTGTTAACTCCCAAACGCTTAAATTACGCCCAACTGGTGAACTAAATTCTATCGAAACCTTTGAAAACCTAATTATTCATGGCCGCGATACCGGTAACCTTATTCGCTTAAAAGACGTAGCTACAGTTACCCGTGACGTGCAGGAAGTACCCAGTAACTTGCTTAATTACAATGGCGAGCCTGCACTAAATCTAGGTATTTCGTTTTCTTCTGGGGTTAACGTGGTTAAGGTGGGGGAGGCTGTAGATGCGCGTTTAGCCGAGCTTGAAAATATTAAACCTGCGGGGATTAAGATCCACACGCTTTATAATCAAGCCAAAGAAGTTGAGCAGTCGGTTAACGGTTTTGTGCTGAGTTTGGCAGAAGCGGTGGGTATCGTGATTGTGGTGCTGTTGTTTACCATGGGCTTGCGCAGTGGAGTGATAATTGGCGCAGTGTTGCTATTAACGGTGATGGGTACTTTCATATTGATGAGTATCTACGACATTGAGTTGCAGCGGATCTCGCTTGGCGCTTTAATTATTGCACTAGGTATGTTGGTCGACAATGCCATTGTAGTTGTTGAAGGTATTTTAGTTGGCATGCAACGAGGTCGAACCAAAGTCCAAGCCGCTAAAGACATCGTAGAGCAAACTA encodes:
- a CDS encoding NAD-dependent succinate-semialdehyde dehydrogenase, with amino-acid sequence MEAIKYSSLIKTRSYINGCWHASQQRFPVHNPANQQCLLEVDDCGLQGVELAIQAAKAAQKAWAAKSANERGNLLRKWYQLIMQHQDDLASILTQEQGKPLAEAKGEIAYGAAFLDWFAEEGKRCYGDVIPAPASDKRIVVVKQAVGVVAAVTPWNFPNAMIARKAAAALAAGCTFVVRPAQLTPISALALAQLAEEAGIPPGVFNVVVGEDARGMGKLLTESPDVAKFTFTGSTAVGKQLIAQCASTVKKVSMELGGNAPFIVFDDADIDAAVQGAIASKYRNAGQTCVCANRFLVQKGVYQQFSEKLAEALAKLTVGDGMQANVDIGPMISEQAKEAVHELVVDSQKAGAKVIYGGQAHQAGKQFYQPTIMTQVSNDMPIAKNEIFGPVAPLIMFDTEEQAIALANDTEYGLAAYFYTRDIGRVWRVGEALEYGMVGINEGIISNAAAPFGGVKQSGNGREGSHYGLDDYTEIKYLCMGGVNS
- a CDS encoding efflux RND transporter periplasmic adaptor subunit; amino-acid sequence: MRTYLTNKAVWQRLSFVGLMMLVLQACEPAHSEPVNEIVKPVKLLEVPETFNAVDYNFVAQVQATSRAQLAFQVSGEIQQMNVKMGQLVNKGDLLAALDPHDFQLAVDARKAQFDLEKARRTRSEQLFAKKLISEDNYDQVLTAYTEAQANLDQATTDLAYTKLHAPFSGVVSLTYAKQYQFAGAKQPVLSLLGDEQLDLVFNLPVSITESLNLAELREAKLWVTLGNFKGVELPARFKEISTQPDPDTNSYTVTLTIIRPEHLNILPGMSGEVYVRNESETDNGLALPKGAFIQVDEQQAQVWRVVPETMRIEAVNVQLNQQGLVIKGLDAGDSIVVAGAKSLNAGQIIRPWQREGGI
- the gabT gene encoding 4-aminobutyrate--2-oxoglutarate transaminase — protein: MNNQQLQERKQSVIARGQGNVYPVYAERALNAELWDVEGKRYIDFATGIAVCNTGHSHPKVVAAAKQQLDKFSHTCVMINPYESAVELAEKLVAIAPGDSDKKAMFVTTGAEAVENAVKIARAATGRRGVIAFNGGFHGRTNLTMALTGKITPYKHQFGPFAGDIYHAPYPMQMHGISSEQSLQALNNIFKVDIAAEDVAALIVEPIQGEGGFYPAPKEFLQALRALCDQHGIVLIMDEIQTGFGRTGKMFNCEYADVEPDLITMAKGIAGGFPLSAVVGKSSIMDAPLPGGLGGTYGGSPVACSAALAVLDVIEEQDLVARANQIGQQFGEYLHPLQQQFPGLIGDIRISGAMIAMELIENGDVTRANTALTQALIANAANYGLVLLACGFYGNVIRFLPALTIEDEIVDEGMQQFCRLFRSLAS
- a CDS encoding efflux RND transporter periplasmic adaptor subunit produces the protein MLLRLHTLAALTVTTLLSACSEPVETVTDNTLSVLTVSINESAAQPEREFNARVEPAELTPLSFRIAGELTQMSIKPGQHVKKGQLLAQLDNRKLKQQVDDALATFSLAERQLNRAQGLVGKSLLSQEEYDVLNANYELAGVDYQLAKAQLKYSQLRAPFEGLIAEVPKQSFETITPGETVLSIYRDDLVYVRLQLPDNLLAQIDPTERNYSYQPKAKYAGNDTLYPVTLLEHTSEPNPETQAFEVWMSMPQVEPAILPGTSVTMFVDLDAAGLVGRSGYLLPMTALDPGNNDQQFYVWKVTEGRAQKVEIQVAQIHTEGVLVSEGLSQGDQIIVSSLAKLRNGLSVTTQSQEQ
- a CDS encoding TetR/AcrR family transcriptional regulator, whose amino-acid sequence is MTEKRTGRQSAKVAEETRTKILIAAADLFASKGYAVVSLRAISEQAGVSHTLIRHHFGSKLQIWQHICDCMHQRFLNYVNLLVSEQKQGLSCRHQLFDLLVKILAALQVDPQPVRLLNDAVNNEQELFEYFLEEDAQVRKILEDLVIECHKQGYVKHFNIAELKWLLTIFATSSSTLAPLLAKPYPGETEEFCQLKSWQMFSRLLASQLDIDEQDIPKPERLSDLVIDGSPCPFKAQ
- a CDS encoding voltage-gated chloride channel family protein, with the translated sequence MPHPLPNSPSTLLVLLRWLLLLIPLAFVVGSLNALFLYLLDYASHTRADNPYLLYFLPLAGVVVVFIYRRFGKNSESGNNLIIDEIHQPGAGIPARMAPLVLISTVVTHLFGGSAGREGTAVQIGGACSAAYGKLFKLSGRDYQILLSAGVAAGFSALFSTPLAATIFAIEVLAVGRIRFDSVIPALFAAILADLVCSAWGTPHTQYKIDFLEHVMLFEHLVHVDLIMLGKVLIAAIAFGITGYLFGETVFVLKDIFKHLFKNPYLIAVIGGLIVIGIVSLIGNQDYIGLGVNSYREGGVSIISAFNEGGAEWYSWMLKLLLTAITLAAGFKGGEVTPLFFIGATLGNTLAWIMGAPVDLFAAIGFIAVFAAATNTPLACTIMGVELFGSDHLLYFAVACFVAYYFSGHTGIYSAQRVAVPKSTNFAAHEKTLGEIRAANNRLVSWLKKRNK
- a CDS encoding LysR family transcriptional regulator, producing the protein MLDPLSGKQLSEYDLRLLRVFKAVVEHGGFAAAEHSLGITRSTISVHMSSLESRMNIKLCVRGRAGFALTERGQTVYQACLQLFSSIQEFASLVDNLGKPLTGELVILYSDLLDHRSIENIAKAVTAIKQQAPRLCISLNMESVANIESALINNQAHVGFYPAYRSIDGLLSEVVFSESIYLCASKQSPLFSTLDADIDRELLAKHAAIHPSIELNPKGRAQLQQLNFGAKGYQFDSRLALILSGAYIGYLPLSEAQRYIDQQTIRLIKPNEYSYPFELSLVHKINPNEKQKVQLAMDALQTQFVTH